The Manihot esculenta cultivar AM560-2 chromosome 11, M.esculenta_v8, whole genome shotgun sequence genome includes a region encoding these proteins:
- the LOC110626529 gene encoding vacuolar fusion protein MON1 homolog — protein sequence MSMSATSSSSSGDGPEPNSETLENQFESVTIEESNRIVQKDEATEEPQLESSFNGSLDDNGNHEEFDVLEERIEVGSDARGIGDSGGGVVWGTNSELEVDGPSSPSSSGYAGERGSSSATSASRIGEVSEDEIQEVGNDGDVDRILDSQVAWVPGKRHVDEDDASISWRKRKKHFFILSHSGKPIYSRYGDEHKLAGFSATLQAIISFVENGGDRVKLVRAGKHQVVFLVKGPIYLVCISCTEEPYESLRGQLELIYSQMILILTKSVNRCFEKNPKFDMTPLLGGTDVVFSSLIHSFSWNPATFLHAYTCLPLAYATRQAAGAILQDVADSGVLFAILMSKHKVVSLVGAQKASLHPDDMLLLSNFIMSSESFRTSESFSPICLPRYNPVAFLYAYVHYLDVDTYLMLLTTSSDAFYHLKDCRIRIEMVLLKSNVLSEVQRSMLDGGMRVEDLPGDPLPRSGIASHLGQHKLPTDSPERYREPYSGIGGPAGLWHFIYRSIYLDQYVSSEFSAPISSPQQQKRLYRAYQKVYASMHDKGNGPHKTQFRRDENYVLLCWVTPDFELYAAFDPLADKALAIKTCNRVCQWVKDVENEIFLLGASPFSW from the exons ATGTCAATGTCCGCCACGTCCTCATCCTCCTCCGGCGACGGTCCAGAACCTAATTCTGAGACACTTGAAAACCAATTCGAATCTGTTACTATTGAAGAATCAAATAGGATCGTCCAGAAAGATGAAGCGACGGAGGAGCCTCAACTAGAATCGTCATTTAATGGATCGCTGGATGATAACGGTAATCACGAGGAATTCGACGTTCTTGAAGAGAGAATTGAGGTCGGAAGTGATGCTAGGGGCATTGGCGACAGTGGTGGTGGTGTTGTGTGGGGAACGAACTCAGAGCTGGAAGTTGATGGGCCTTCGAGCCCTAGCAGTAGTGGATACGCTGGTGAGAGAGGGAGTAGTAGCGCGACGAGTGCGTCGAGGATTGGCGAAGTGAGTGAAGATGAAATACAGGAAGTTGGAAATGATGGCGATGTCGATAGGATTTTGGACTCACAAGTAGCCTGGGTGCCTGGGAAACGGCACGTCGATGAG GATGATGCTTCCATATCATGGAGGAAAAGGAAGAAGCATTTCTTTATATTGAGTCACTCTGGGAAACCAATATATTCCAG ATATGGTGATGAGCACAAGCTAGCTGGCTTTTCAGCAACATTGCAAGCCATCATTTCCTTTGTGGAGAATGG GGGGGATCGTGTGAAATTGGTTAGGGCAGGAAAGCACCAG GTGGTTTTCCTTGTGAAAGGACCAATTTACTTAGTTTGCATCAGCTGCACAGAAGAACCATATGAATCATTAAGGGGGCAATTGGAGCTTATCTACAGTCAG ATGATACTCATTTTAACAAAGTCAGTAAATAGATGTTTCGAGAAGAACCCAAAGTTTGATATGACACCCTTGCTTGGAGGAACGGATGTTGTCTTCTCATCTCTCATACATTCATTTAGTTG GAATCCAGCCacatttcttcatgcatatacTTGTCTTCCCCTAGCTTATGCAACAAGGCAagctgcaggtgccattctgcAAGATGTTGCTGATTCAGGAGTCCTTTTTGCAATTTTAATGAGCAAACACAAA GTCGTTAGCCTAGTTGGTGCTCAAAAAGCTTCACTCCATCCCGATGACATGCTGCTGCTTTCCAACTTTATTATGTCTTCAGAATCATTTAG GACATCTGAatctttttctccaatttgccTCCCAAGATATAATCCTGTGGCATTTTTGTATGCTTATGTCCATTATCTTGAT GTTGACACGTACTTGATGCTTCTTACTACTAGTTCAGATGCCTTTTATCATCTTAAGGATTGCAG GATTCGTATTGAAATGGTTCTTTTGAAGTCAAATGTTCTCAGTGAAGTTCAGAGATCCATGCTAGATGGTGGCATGCGTGTTGAGGATCTGCCTGGTGACCCATTGCCTCGTTCTGGAATTGCTTCTCATTTAGGTCAGCATAAACTACCAACTGATTCCCCTGAAAGATATAGGGAACCATATTCAGGCATTGGTGGTCCCGCTGGACTTTGGCATTTTATATACCGCAGCATATATCTGGACCAATATGTATCTTCTGAGTTTTCGGCACCAATTAGTAGTCCACAACAGCAGAAAAG ATTATATAGAGCATACCAGAAAGTTTATGCTTCCATGCATGATAAGGGAAATGGGCCTCACAAAACACAGTTTAGAAGAGATGAGAATTATG TTCTACTCTGCTGGGTCACCCCAGATTTTGAACTTTATGCAGCATTTGATCCACTTGCAGACAAG GCTTTGGCTATAAAGACTTGCAACAGAGTTTGTCAATGGGTGAAAGATGTTGAAAATGAGATTTTTTTGCTGGGAGCAAGCCCTTTCTCCTGGTGA